A stretch of the bacterium genome encodes the following:
- a CDS encoding VOC family protein: protein MNSSITFATCLWFDTQAEEAANYYISIFPNSRILDVSRYDAASAKASGRPEGSVLTVVFELNGQKFMGLNGGPIFKFSEAVSIMVDCDTQEQIDYYWNTLTADGGQESACGWLKDKFGFSWQIVPREWASLINNPDKEKAGRAMQAMLTMRKLDIAELKRAFDGR, encoded by the coding sequence ATGAACAGCAGCATCACATTCGCGACTTGTCTCTGGTTTGACACACAGGCCGAGGAAGCCGCGAATTATTACATTTCGATCTTTCCCAATTCGCGGATTCTGGATGTTTCGCGCTATGATGCCGCCTCCGCAAAGGCCTCAGGCAGGCCGGAAGGCAGTGTGCTGACGGTGGTGTTTGAATTAAACGGCCAGAAGTTCATGGGACTGAACGGCGGGCCGATCTTCAAATTTTCCGAAGCCGTGTCGATCATGGTGGACTGCGATACTCAAGAACAGATCGACTACTATTGGAACACGCTGACGGCCGACGGCGGACAGGAAAGCGCGTGCGGCTGGCTGAAGGACAAATTCGGATTCTCGTGGCAAATCGTTCCAAGGGAATGGGCAAGCCTGATCAACAATCCTGACAAAGAGAAGGCGGGACGTGCAATGCAGGCGATGCTCACGATGCGGAAGCTCGACATCGCCGAATTGAAGCGCGCGTTTGACGGGAGATGA
- a CDS encoding winged helix-turn-helix domain-containing protein → MQDRLSQTFSALSDPTRRAILAQLATGESSVRELAKPFKLSGPAITKHLKVLERAGLISRTRFAQKRPAKLEALPLKEASDWIEQYRQMWEARFDRLDEYLRHLQTQNKKGNTPK, encoded by the coding sequence ATGCAAGATAGATTAAGCCAAACATTTTCAGCACTTTCAGATCCGACAAGACGAGCTATTCTGGCACAGCTCGCAACCGGGGAAAGTTCGGTACGCGAATTAGCCAAGCCATTCAAGCTGTCGGGACCGGCGATTACGAAGCATCTGAAGGTTCTTGAGCGGGCGGGCTTGATTTCGCGGACTCGCTTCGCGCAAAAGCGGCCGGCGAAACTCGAAGCGCTTCCACTGAAAGAGGCGTCAGACTGGATTGAACAATATCGTCAGATGTGGGAAGCACGATTTGACCGGCTGGACGAATACTTGAGACATTTGCAAACACAGAATAAGAAAGGCAATACACCTAAATGA
- a CDS encoding 4Fe-4S dicluster domain-containing protein: MNDRLYKLSRTSPESTDLAQTAQEMASTTRRDFLKTLGTACVAIAIAPVAEKLSVAEAAKTENTPAERDWSKHKWGMAIDVEKCIGCGHCVVACKEENGVPKEPFYFRTWIERYQQFGDETVVDSPNGGYDGFPPETERAERLDKAFFVPKLCNACEHSPCVQVCPVGATFETPDGAVLVDPDYCIGCRYCIQACPYGTRFLNPITGVADKCTLCYHRIHNGQQPACVENCPTGARLFGDLKDQDGPLNQFLREHKIHVLKPHLNTYPKVFYSGIDKEVR, encoded by the coding sequence ATGAACGACAGACTCTACAAGCTCAGCAGAACCTCACCCGAATCCACCGACCTCGCGCAGACTGCGCAGGAGATGGCCAGCACCACCCGCCGTGATTTTCTAAAAACACTGGGCACCGCGTGCGTCGCCATCGCGATTGCGCCCGTCGCCGAGAAACTCTCCGTCGCCGAAGCGGCCAAAACGGAAAATACTCCCGCCGAAAGAGACTGGAGCAAACACAAGTGGGGCATGGCCATTGATGTCGAGAAGTGCATCGGCTGCGGACATTGCGTCGTCGCCTGCAAGGAAGAAAACGGCGTGCCCAAGGAACCCTTCTACTTCCGCACGTGGATTGAACGCTATCAGCAGTTCGGTGATGAAACGGTGGTCGACTCTCCGAACGGCGGATATGACGGCTTCCCGCCGGAAACCGAACGCGCGGAACGGCTCGACAAGGCTTTCTTCGTTCCCAAGCTTTGCAACGCCTGCGAGCATTCGCCCTGCGTGCAGGTCTGTCCTGTAGGCGCAACGTTCGAAACTCCCGACGGCGCCGTGCTCGTGGACCCCGACTATTGCATCGGCTGCCGCTACTGTATTCAGGCCTGTCCCTATGGCACTCGCTTCTTGAATCCCATCACGGGAGTCGCCGACAAATGCACGCTCTGCTATCATCGCATCCATAACGGTCAGCAGCCCGCCTGTGTCGAAAACTGTCCCACCGGCGCGCGGCTCTTCGGCGACCTCAAAGACCAGGACGGCCCGCTCAATCAGTTTCTTCGCGAACACAAGATTCACGTGCTGAAACCGCATCTGAATACCTATCCGAAAGTCTTCTACTCCGGTATCGACAAGGAGGTGCGCTGA
- the nrfD gene encoding polysulfide reductase NrfD: MEHVSHLYEALERVVGFIYPNEVEAHWSVLIVLYPYLTGLVAGAFILASLERVFNVRAVRPTYRLALLTALAFLIIAPLPLLSHLSKPWRFWEILVTPHLTSAMAMFGFVYMWYLMVVLLLEIWFDYRRDFVIWSQQTTGFKRFFYKVLTLGVTDVSEKAIRFDEAAVKTITMIGIPSAFLLHGYVGFIFGSIKANPWWSSVLMPVIFLFSAIVSGIALVLLIYLISNKIRRVPQNMECLDTLGRYLLYIFIIDFALEGLDVIQRTYTAEESFDIIYALVHGHLFATHVVMQLILGTFVPLALLGWIQFGKVSAPARVRIYWLSSVLTLIGIFFMRWNVVIGGQLFSKSLRGFTTYKVELIGWEGGLMALSQAILPVLILIFLIKFLPPWQEHPVTDRAH; the protein is encoded by the coding sequence ATGGAACATGTCAGTCATCTCTATGAAGCGCTGGAGCGTGTCGTCGGCTTCATCTATCCCAATGAGGTCGAGGCGCACTGGAGCGTTCTGATTGTCCTCTATCCCTATCTGACCGGACTCGTCGCAGGTGCCTTCATTCTGGCCTCGCTCGAGCGCGTCTTCAATGTGCGCGCCGTGCGGCCCACCTATCGTCTCGCGCTGCTCACTGCGCTGGCCTTTCTGATTATCGCTCCGCTCCCGCTGCTCTCGCACCTGTCCAAACCCTGGCGATTCTGGGAAATTCTCGTCACGCCCCATCTCACCTCTGCGATGGCCATGTTCGGCTTCGTCTATATGTGGTATCTGATGGTCGTGCTCCTGCTCGAAATCTGGTTCGACTACCGGCGTGACTTTGTCATCTGGTCGCAGCAGACCACCGGCTTCAAACGCTTCTTCTACAAAGTGCTCACGCTCGGCGTCACCGACGTTTCCGAAAAAGCCATCCGCTTCGACGAAGCCGCCGTCAAGACCATCACCATGATTGGTATTCCTTCGGCCTTTCTGCTTCACGGCTACGTCGGTTTCATCTTCGGCTCCATCAAAGCCAATCCGTGGTGGTCGAGCGTGCTGATGCCCGTCATCTTCCTCTTTTCCGCCATCGTCTCCGGCATTGCGCTCGTGCTGCTGATCTATCTCATCTCCAACAAGATTCGCCGCGTGCCGCAGAATATGGAGTGTCTCGACACGCTGGGCCGCTATCTCCTTTACATCTTCATCATCGACTTCGCCCTCGAAGGCCTTGATGTGATTCAGCGAACCTACACCGCCGAAGAATCCTTCGATATCATCTACGCGCTCGTGCACGGACACTTGTTCGCGACACACGTGGTCATGCAGCTCATACTCGGAACGTTCGTCCCGCTGGCCTTGCTTGGCTGGATTCAGTTCGGTAAAGTTTCGGCACCTGCTCGCGTCCGCATCTACTGGCTAAGTTCGGTGCTTACGTTGATAGGAATTTTCTTCATGCGCTGGAATGTGGTCATCGGCGGGCAGCTCTTCTCCAAGAGTCTGCGCGGCTTCACGACCTACAAGGTTGAATTGATTGGCTGGGAGGGCGGCCTGATGGCTCTCTCGCAGGCGATTCTGCCCGTTCTCATTCTCATCTTCCTGATTAAATTCCTGCCCCCGTGGCAGGAGCATCCTGTAACCGACCGCGCCCACTGA
- a CDS encoding rhomboid family intramembrane serine protease yields MISRFKLLFREPPLRFINPEMTWTEVVKFLILTNLTIFAAQEILGLNRFFISNFALIPVDFFGGRFWTLFTYMFLHGGFSHILFNMLALWMFGSMLERVLGSREFLKYYLLTGLGGGLCYALFNMGSGVPTVGASGAIYGLLLAYAVLFPDNIIYIWFVIPIKARYFAIIFGIIEFLASFNPGSGVAHLAHLGGMVMGYIYLKWGKLRYSAPGQRMREWKRKLEESAREREEAEIEEVRREVDELLDKINRVGMDGLSKDEQRRLEKASQFLRDKGLKP; encoded by the coding sequence GTGATATCCCGATTCAAGTTACTGTTTCGCGAGCCGCCGCTGCGGTTTATCAATCCCGAGATGACGTGGACGGAGGTCGTCAAGTTTCTCATATTGACGAATCTGACGATATTTGCCGCGCAGGAGATTCTCGGGCTAAACAGATTTTTCATTTCGAACTTCGCGCTGATCCCTGTAGACTTTTTCGGCGGTCGCTTCTGGACGCTGTTCACCTACATGTTTCTGCACGGCGGGTTCAGCCACATTTTGTTCAACATGCTGGCGTTGTGGATGTTCGGCTCGATGCTCGAGCGCGTATTGGGAAGCCGCGAATTTCTGAAGTATTACTTACTGACGGGATTGGGCGGCGGATTGTGCTACGCGCTGTTCAACATGGGTTCGGGTGTGCCGACGGTGGGAGCATCGGGCGCGATTTACGGTTTGTTGCTGGCCTATGCGGTGCTGTTTCCGGATAACATTATATACATCTGGTTTGTGATTCCGATTAAGGCGCGCTACTTCGCGATTATTTTCGGAATTATCGAGTTTCTGGCGAGTTTCAACCCGGGTTCAGGCGTGGCGCATCTGGCGCACCTGGGCGGCATGGTGATGGGGTATATTTACTTGAAGTGGGGGAAGCTGCGTTACAGCGCGCCGGGTCAGCGAATGCGGGAGTGGAAGCGCAAGCTCGAAGAGTCGGCCCGTGAACGGGAGGAAGCGGAGATAGAAGAGGTGCGGCGTGAAGTGGACGAGCTACTCGACAAGATTAACCGAGTGGGGATGGACGGGTTGAGCAAGGACGAGCAGCGCAGGCTGGAGAAGGCAAGTCAATTCCTGAGGGACAAGGGCTTGAAGCCGTAG
- a CDS encoding PEGA domain-containing protein: MRLILILLVLWVVGLGGYLLIDRYGPGSVGTVTVSSDPPGAEIWMNLVSLGRTTPAELSDIPAGKHSFTVRLPGHRAQPFVQVVEVGRGTTEALYFMLEADSGNGSRYSEQIGSKTPPSLVPPRQEGISERVKKEQPWEVPRIAPRSVEETSISAPPAVSRDTARTTQIEESPLPTPVRESLPQRETSPLMRDESARSGYNEATGSVEISSSLPGATIILNDKRLEQRTPTVVTLPLGTHTVRVELDGYTSQPEQHVVRLSRAAGAQLVFFTLTEKQRSRKELTVTTEPVQGPIFVDGDSVGFGLAVVPHDFGVYVVSFGKVDGYHTPEPIRMSITPANPNPTATAKYTRKFEVSAECRSDGSVKTMGNIRWETGIYERNKGARVSETHGPKIEKIPGTDMQGWELAMGDANRNPTGADYIEFIFELPEDVSPSSLLNLRLYIYRTNRKYPLSLSSRCEVTVTVNGRLFLDNFRPRHDQTTAGRGSYEEWSLQHTLIQGENRIMIRTGEKNQIFNYLWKFEVQ; encoded by the coding sequence ATGCGACTTATCCTCATACTCTTGGTCCTGTGGGTAGTTGGGTTGGGCGGCTATTTGCTGATTGACCGCTATGGACCCGGCTCGGTGGGAACGGTGACGGTCAGCAGTGATCCGCCGGGAGCGGAAATCTGGATGAACCTTGTGTCTCTGGGCCGCACGACGCCCGCCGAACTTAGTGATATTCCAGCAGGCAAGCACTCTTTCACTGTGCGTCTGCCGGGTCATCGCGCGCAGCCGTTTGTGCAGGTGGTCGAAGTGGGACGCGGCACGACGGAAGCGCTGTATTTTATGCTGGAAGCGGACAGCGGCAACGGCTCCCGCTATTCAGAGCAGATTGGAAGCAAGACACCGCCCTCATTGGTGCCGCCGCGACAGGAAGGAATCAGCGAACGAGTCAAGAAAGAGCAGCCCTGGGAGGTGCCGCGCATCGCTCCGCGTTCGGTGGAAGAGACGAGTATTTCCGCGCCTCCCGCCGTGAGCCGCGATACCGCGAGAACGACGCAGATAGAAGAATCTCCGTTGCCCACTCCGGTTCGTGAATCGCTGCCGCAGCGGGAGACTTCGCCACTGATGCGCGATGAATCGGCGCGGTCGGGCTATAACGAAGCGACGGGAAGTGTCGAGATCTCGAGTTCGCTACCGGGCGCCACGATTATTCTGAACGACAAACGGCTTGAACAGCGCACGCCGACCGTAGTGACTTTGCCGCTCGGAACTCACACTGTGCGAGTGGAGCTTGACGGCTATACGTCGCAGCCGGAACAGCATGTCGTGAGACTGTCGCGAGCGGCGGGAGCGCAGTTGGTGTTTTTCACGCTGACCGAAAAGCAGCGTTCGCGCAAAGAGTTGACCGTGACGACCGAGCCGGTGCAGGGACCGATATTTGTAGACGGAGACTCGGTGGGGTTTGGGTTGGCGGTCGTGCCGCACGATTTCGGGGTGTATGTGGTCTCGTTCGGAAAGGTTGACGGCTATCATACACCCGAACCGATTCGGATGTCTATTACGCCGGCAAATCCCAATCCGACCGCGACCGCGAAGTATACGCGCAAGTTTGAGGTCAGCGCCGAATGCCGGAGCGACGGAAGCGTAAAGACGATGGGGAATATCCGGTGGGAAACGGGCATCTACGAGCGCAATAAGGGCGCAAGAGTTTCGGAGACGCACGGGCCGAAGATAGAGAAGATACCCGGGACGGATATGCAGGGGTGGGAGCTGGCGATGGGAGACGCGAACCGCAATCCGACGGGCGCGGACTACATCGAGTTTATTTTTGAGTTACCCGAAGACGTGTCGCCGTCCTCGCTCTTGAATCTGCGGCTTTACATCTACCGCACGAATCGCAAGTATCCGCTCTCGCTTTCATCGCGCTGTGAAGTGACGGTGACAGTGAACGGGAGATTGTTCCTCGACAATTTCCGGCCGCGGCATGACCAAACGACGGCAGGTCGCGGGAGTTATGAAGAGTGGTCGCTTCAACATACCTTGATTCAAGGCGAAAACCGGATTATGATCAGAACAGGAGAGAAGAATCAGATCTTCAATTACCTTTGGAAGTTCGAGGTGCAGTAG
- the bshC gene encoding bacillithiol biosynthesis cysteine-adding enzyme BshC has product MPRTLQRVALAYDNLPGFSPAWRAVVSEHPDSEWLYACSPANPEACREAAHTRLKEFPFFSELASILREEVRLYGLPDETLGRLSLLEQGKAVIVATGQQVGFLGGPLFTFVKAYHTVRLARALEASLKLPVLPLFWLEGEDHDLAEIRTSWFPQPDGTLGSIEFTPAREIPYQEVGRYPLGEHAAAQVHELVAQLQNVSGEAAEALEHSYSDTDLSTAMGRLLAATLGSRGLLICEGRHAGLKQLAQPLWEQVIESGSVLSDAFQSRSAEVRARGFNSPMSPTPDAHFFYVVGQDFIRHPLQLDGTVKHLDGTTSRVTPHELSAKLRSGEWTVSPKAGLRPLYQDYVLPTIAYVAGPGELEYHAQLQPFYELLNVTAPSLFPRMSATFVDHKCERLREKMALSWEELFLSAEHELTKQLLREADEHETATLFAEARARIEQAFEVLKHTLRVLDPTLEGAATSAAGKALHPLEQLEGKATKAVKQQHAVELARLQKVLFAIRPNGKPMERAVGTAWALLHYGVTEFIDILDSLPADGAAHHIVITD; this is encoded by the coding sequence ATGCCTCGCACCCTGCAGCGGGTTGCTCTCGCCTACGATAATCTGCCCGGATTCTCTCCGGCATGGCGCGCGGTTGTCTCAGAACACCCCGATTCCGAGTGGCTCTACGCCTGTTCTCCGGCCAATCCCGAAGCCTGCCGCGAGGCCGCGCACACACGCCTGAAAGAGTTTCCGTTCTTTTCCGAGTTGGCCTCGATTCTCAGAGAAGAGGTGCGCCTTTACGGCCTTCCCGACGAAACGCTGGGACGCCTCTCATTATTAGAGCAAGGCAAAGCGGTGATCGTAGCCACCGGACAGCAAGTCGGTTTCCTCGGCGGTCCGCTGTTTACCTTTGTGAAAGCTTACCATACCGTGCGATTGGCGCGCGCACTTGAGGCCTCTCTGAAGCTGCCCGTGCTGCCGCTCTTCTGGCTCGAAGGCGAAGACCACGATTTGGCTGAGATTCGCACAAGCTGGTTCCCGCAGCCCGACGGCACTCTCGGCTCGATTGAGTTCACACCCGCTCGCGAAATTCCATATCAGGAAGTCGGTCGCTATCCACTCGGCGAACACGCCGCAGCACAGGTACACGAACTGGTTGCACAGTTGCAGAATGTCTCCGGCGAAGCCGCCGAAGCGCTCGAACACAGCTACAGCGACACAGACCTGTCCACCGCAATGGGCAGATTGCTTGCCGCCACACTCGGTTCGCGCGGCCTGCTCATCTGCGAAGGTCGACACGCCGGACTGAAGCAACTCGCACAGCCACTCTGGGAGCAGGTGATTGAAAGCGGCTCCGTTCTGAGTGACGCTTTTCAAAGTCGCTCTGCCGAAGTTCGCGCGCGCGGATTCAACAGCCCCATGAGCCCGACTCCCGACGCGCACTTCTTCTACGTCGTCGGTCAGGACTTTATTCGCCATCCGTTGCAGTTGGATGGCACGGTCAAACACCTCGACGGCACAACCTCACGCGTTACTCCGCACGAGCTGTCGGCCAAACTCCGCTCGGGCGAATGGACGGTCAGCCCGAAGGCCGGTCTGCGGCCGCTCTATCAGGATTATGTGCTGCCCACCATTGCCTACGTGGCAGGTCCGGGTGAACTCGAATACCACGCGCAGCTTCAACCGTTCTATGAACTCTTGAACGTCACTGCTCCAAGTCTGTTTCCGCGCATGTCGGCGACATTCGTGGACCACAAGTGCGAGCGACTGCGCGAAAAGATGGCCCTCTCGTGGGAAGAACTGTTCCTCTCGGCCGAACACGAACTCACCAAACAACTTTTGCGCGAAGCAGACGAGCATGAAACTGCGACTCTGTTTGCCGAAGCCCGCGCACGGATTGAGCAGGCCTTTGAAGTTCTGAAGCACACCTTGCGTGTGCTGGACCCGACATTGGAGGGCGCGGCGACCTCTGCCGCCGGCAAGGCCTTGCATCCGCTTGAACAGTTGGAAGGCAAGGCCACCAAAGCCGTCAAGCAGCAGCACGCGGTCGAATTGGCCCGACTGCAGAAAGTTCTGTTCGCCATCCGGCCGAACGGCAAACCGATGGAGCGCGCGGTCGGCACGGCGTGGGCGCTTCTCCACTATGGAGTCACGGAGTTTATCGACATTCTTGATTCACTGCCCGCCGACGGTGCGGCACATCACATCGTAATCACAGACTAA
- the bshB1 gene encoding bacillithiol biosynthesis deacetylase BshB1 has translation MSENTQHVDVLAIGAHPDDIELSCAGTLLRMKSLGYKIGIVDMTRGERGSRGNADIRAKEAQEALQILGFEFREVLDVGDLQIQDTHERRVKVVECIRRHKPKLVFTHWGRDKHPDHEGTSELVKHSMFVAGAANFPARFEPHNPARLLYWPSSWVMEPNVFVDVTDFYEHKIRAAKAHKSQFFDPQSKDPMTILSQPAFFERLEIRARYFGDQIGVKYAEVFYMREPVKVDNPMLLCP, from the coding sequence ATGAGCGAAAACACCCAACACGTGGACGTGCTCGCAATCGGCGCGCATCCGGACGACATCGAACTATCCTGCGCGGGAACACTCCTGCGGATGAAATCGCTGGGCTACAAAATCGGCATTGTGGACATGACCCGCGGCGAACGCGGCTCACGCGGTAACGCCGACATTCGCGCCAAAGAAGCGCAGGAAGCCCTGCAGATTCTCGGCTTCGAATTCCGCGAAGTGCTTGACGTCGGCGATTTGCAGATTCAGGACACGCACGAACGCCGCGTGAAAGTCGTGGAGTGCATCCGGCGGCACAAGCCCAAACTCGTCTTCACGCATTGGGGCCGCGACAAACATCCGGACCACGAAGGCACAAGCGAACTTGTCAAGCATTCGATGTTCGTCGCCGGCGCGGCCAATTTTCCCGCGCGCTTTGAGCCGCACAATCCCGCGCGGCTGCTCTACTGGCCGTCGTCTTGGGTCATGGAACCCAACGTGTTTGTGGATGTCACCGATTTTTATGAACACAAGATCCGCGCGGCGAAGGCACACAAGTCGCAATTCTTCGACCCCCAGAGTAAAGACCCGATGACGATTCTTTCGCAGCCCGCCTTCTTCGAACGGTTGGAAATCCGCGCGCGCTACTTCGGCGACCAGATCGGCGTCAAATATGCGGAGGTATTCTATATGCGCGAGCCTGTGAAAGTGGACAACCCGATGCTCTTATGCCCATAG
- a CDS encoding SET domain-containing protein-lysine N-methyltransferase, whose amino-acid sequence MPIATRGEYWFVKQSKLHGRGLFARKDIPKGTKIIEYKGTRMPPDDLPDVDENKPDAHHTVIFTLDNGWLIDASRRGNAAQFANHSCAPNSDTIEEDGRIYIRALRKIRKGEEILYDYHLYLSGPFQKSWLTDYACHCGARKCRRIMLDRKIPVKFRNKQHA is encoded by the coding sequence ATGCCCATAGCCACGCGCGGCGAATACTGGTTCGTCAAACAAAGCAAATTGCACGGCCGCGGCCTGTTCGCACGCAAGGACATTCCCAAGGGCACGAAGATCATCGAATACAAGGGCACGCGCATGCCGCCCGACGATTTGCCCGACGTGGACGAGAATAAGCCCGACGCGCATCACACGGTCATCTTTACGCTCGACAACGGTTGGCTGATTGACGCGAGCCGGCGCGGAAACGCCGCGCAGTTTGCCAATCATTCGTGCGCGCCGAATAGCGACACCATTGAAGAAGACGGCCGCATCTACATTCGCGCGCTGCGCAAAATCCGCAAAGGCGAAGAAATTCTCTATGACTACCACCTCTATCTGTCCGGCCCGTTTCAGAAAAGCTGGCTGACCGATTACGCCTGTCACTGCGGCGCACGCAAGTGCCGCAGGATTATGCTGGACCGCAAGATTCCCGTGAAGTTCCGCAACAAACAGCACGCTTAA
- a CDS encoding SET domain-containing protein-lysine N-methyltransferase, translating into MPSDSSYFIVRDSVIQGKGAFAVKAIRKGTRIIEYTGQLIPEDEADRRYDDSKMKRHHTFLFQICDGAVAIDAAVGGNDARFINHSCNPNCEAVEDRGRVFIEAIRAIQPGEELTYNYGLTGSGEEHDDWREKYACRCGAPNCSGNMLIKPKKLRPKPAARKAAKGKRAKRT; encoded by the coding sequence ATGCCCTCAGATTCTTCTTACTTCATCGTCCGTGATTCAGTCATTCAAGGCAAAGGTGCGTTTGCCGTCAAGGCCATCCGCAAAGGCACTCGCATTATCGAGTATACCGGCCAATTGATTCCGGAGGACGAAGCCGACCGCCGCTATGACGATTCCAAAATGAAACGCCATCACACGTTCCTCTTTCAAATCTGCGACGGCGCGGTGGCAATTGACGCCGCGGTGGGCGGGAACGACGCCCGCTTCATCAATCACTCCTGCAATCCCAATTGCGAAGCGGTGGAGGATCGCGGCCGCGTCTTCATCGAAGCGATTCGCGCGATTCAGCCCGGCGAAGAGCTGACTTACAACTACGGCTTGACCGGCAGCGGGGAAGAGCACGACGACTGGCGGGAGAAATATGCCTGCCGCTGCGGCGCACCGAACTGCTCGGGCAACATGCTCATCAAGCCGAAGAAACTCAGACCAAAACCCGCCGCAAGAAAAGCTGCGAAAGGCAAGCGCGCGAAACGCACCTGA
- the bshA gene encoding N-acetyl-alpha-D-glucosaminyl L-malate synthase BshA yields MRIGIILYPTYGGSGIVATELGCALAMRGHEVHFFSTARPFRLPAFQQNTYFHEVPVVGYDLFENTPYTLTLSSTLFDAFKMYKLDVLHAHYAIPHATAAYLAREMNGGLPPVITTLHGTDITLVGAHPAYAPVVKFTLEQSDAVTAVSHDLSRETRENIGYNGPLQVIYNFIDTDLYKRDTCVQRREWLAAADEPIILHISNFRPVKRIPDIVSVFAKVREQVKAKLVLVGDGPARSNAELQVRELGLQGDVRFLGKQTGLIDLLSVSDIYFLPSNKESFGLSALEAMSCEMPVVGYDVGGLPEVVVHNETGYLLPVDDLDGLAASILQLVKDTDLRRAMAEAGRRRAMEVFHIDKIIPQYEKLYLDTLEKTEAKCLKRTAATPSLSSKSAVT; encoded by the coding sequence ATGAGAATCGGCATCATCCTCTATCCGACCTACGGCGGGTCGGGCATTGTCGCGACGGAGCTGGGCTGCGCGCTGGCGATGCGCGGGCACGAAGTGCACTTCTTCTCGACGGCGCGGCCGTTCCGTCTGCCTGCTTTTCAGCAGAACACCTATTTTCACGAAGTGCCGGTCGTGGGCTACGACTTGTTCGAGAATACGCCCTACACGTTGACGCTGTCTTCGACGCTCTTTGACGCTTTCAAGATGTATAAGCTGGATGTGCTGCACGCGCATTATGCGATTCCGCACGCGACGGCGGCCTATCTGGCGCGCGAGATGAACGGCGGGCTGCCGCCTGTCATCACCACCTTGCACGGCACGGACATTACGTTGGTCGGTGCGCATCCGGCCTATGCTCCGGTCGTCAAATTCACTCTTGAACAATCGGATGCGGTGACCGCCGTGTCGCACGATTTGTCACGGGAAACGCGCGAGAACATCGGCTACAACGGGCCGCTGCAGGTCATCTACAATTTTATTGACACGGACCTCTATAAGCGCGATACCTGCGTGCAGCGCCGTGAATGGCTGGCAGCGGCGGACGAGCCAATCATTCTGCACATTTCAAATTTCCGGCCTGTTAAGCGAATTCCCGATATTGTCTCGGTGTTTGCGAAAGTTCGTGAACAGGTCAAGGCCAAGCTTGTGCTGGTGGGCGACGGCCCCGCGCGCAGCAACGCGGAACTTCAGGTGCGCGAATTGGGTTTGCAGGGTGATGTCCGCTTTCTCGGCAAGCAGACGGGCCTGATTGACCTGTTGAGTGTCAGCGATATATATTTCCTGCCCTCGAACAAGGAAAGTTTCGGGCTGTCAGCACTCGAAGCCATGAGCTGCGAAATGCCGGTCGTGGGCTATGATGTGGGTGGTTTGCCGGAAGTTGTGGTGCACAACGAGACGGGCTATCTGCTGCCTGTGGATGACCTGGACGGCCTGGCGGCAAGCATTTTGCAGTTGGTGAAAGACACGGACTTGCGCCGTGCGATGGCCGAGGCCGGCCGTAGACGCGCAATGGAAGTTTTTCACATTGACAAGATTATTCCGCAATATGAGAAGTTATACTTGGATACCTTGGAAAAGACGGAGGCCAAATGTCTGAAACGAACGGCCGCCACGCCTTCTTTGTCGTCCAAGTCCGCAGTCACCTGA
- a CDS encoding OsmC family protein has product MAIRKATAIWSGTLKTGKGNLTTESGALKQLNYSFHDRFEDGKGTNPEELVGAAHAGCFAMALSGGLEKAGHPAEHIEAVAHITLDFVDGKPTVTKSHIVCKAKVPGMDAATFHEIAVETKAGCPISRLLMGSAEISLDASLA; this is encoded by the coding sequence ATGGCGATTCGTAAAGCCACTGCAATTTGGAGCGGTACGCTCAAGACCGGCAAAGGTAATCTCACGACCGAATCCGGCGCGCTCAAGCAATTGAATTATTCGTTTCACGACCGGTTTGAAGACGGCAAAGGCACCAATCCCGAAGAACTTGTCGGCGCGGCGCACGCTGGCTGTTTCGCCATGGCATTGTCCGGCGGATTGGAAAAGGCGGGGCATCCCGCCGAACATATCGAAGCCGTCGCGCACATCACGCTCGACTTCGTGGACGGCAAGCCGACCGTCACCAAGTCGCACATCGTCTGTAAGGCCAAAGTGCCGGGTATGGACGCGGCGACCTTCCACGAAATTGCCGTCGAAACCAAAGCCGGCTGTCCGATCTCTCGCCTGCTGATGGGCTCCGCCGAAATTTCGCTCGACGCCTCGCTTGCCTGA